One stretch of Prunus persica cultivar Lovell chromosome G1, Prunus_persica_NCBIv2, whole genome shotgun sequence DNA includes these proteins:
- the LOC18790863 gene encoding uncharacterized protein LOC18790863 isoform X6, giving the protein MHVVSPVIYNDNPSLLFHSGYGFNPEIAYGQYSPVATPLPSVMVDGQLYSTQQVPFSPSYYPQPSPPSMSHISSAIPVSPTELMTSESNRTDNMAFGPGSGYLVNFRSFSGGDPSGHLGSSALASPAIYPPPMGILGSYEHSVGQISHQQGPAHGFGLISSSYTGRYPHGSSYQSSNFGDASLSYSFGNDRNRLTVDKSRRRERDWDSICVFNSSHDGFNDRNRGPRASKLKGKNASDQSSYSAKKMGLSASGINLDSFNRLDFVTDYEDAKFFIIKSFSEDNVHKSIKYSVWASTPHGNKKLDAAYHEAQRIKGSCPVFLFFSVNASGQFCGVAEMVGSVDFEKDADYWQQDRWSGQFPVQWHIIKDVPNIRFRHILLENNDNKPVTHSRDCQEVNLKQGIELLKIFGDYDARTSIIDDFEFYDEREKSLKERKVRQQACSTTDGSDSLAVDSVKEISNSFDEALKLKGNSSEEVSGTELNISSKTDASAIFEHDSVDQISDSLSQVLQLEKGDKEIVGQSERSGGHHSESVDKKVATVVSTGSA; this is encoded by the exons ATGCATGTTGTATCACCA GTCATTTACAACGATAATCCATCTCTTCTGTTTCACTCTGGTTATGGCTTCAATCCTGAAATTGCATACGGACAATATTCACCAGTTGCTACACCTTTGCCTTCTGTAATGGTAGATGGCCAACTTTACTCCACGCAACAGGTCCCTTTCTCTCCATCTTATTACCCTCAGCCATCTCCTCCAAGTATGTCTCATATTTCTTCAGCTATTCCAGTTTCACCAACTGAGCTGATGACATCAGAAAGTAATAGGACTGACAACATGGCCTTTGGGCCAGGATCAGGTTACTTGGTAAATTTTAGATCATTTAGCGGAGGAGATCCGTCTGGACATCTTGGTTCTAGTGCCTTAGCATCTCCAGCAATTTATCCTCCACCAATGGGCATTCTTGGGTCATATGAACACAGTGTTGGGcag ATTTCTCATCAACAGGGCCCGGCGCATGGATTTGGATTGATATCAAGTTCATATACTGGACGCTATCCTCATGGTAGTTCTTATCAAAGCTCTAACTTTGGTGATGCTTCCCTTTCTTATTCATTTGGTAATGACCGGAACCGACTAACTGTTGACAAGagcagaagaagagagagggaCTGGGACTCAATTTGTGTTTTCAATAGTTCACATGATGGCTTCAATGACCGTAATCGAGGACCAAGGGCTTCAAAGCTGAAGGGAAAGAATGCTTCCGACCAGAGTTCATATAGTGCTAAGAAAATGGGACTATCTGCTTCCGGAATTAACCTTGATTCATTTAACCGGCTGGATTTTGTCACGGATTACGAGGATGCAAAGTTCTTTATCATTAAGTCTTTCAGTGAGGACAATGTTCATAAAAGTATTAAATACAGTGTTTGGGCCAGCACGCCCCATGGAAACAAGAAACTTGATGCTGCTTATCATGAGGCACAGAGGATAAAAGGCAGCTGCCCggttttcttattcttttcg GTTAATGCTAGTGGACAGTTTTGCGGGGTAGCCGAAATGGTTGGATCCGTAGATTTTGAGAAGGATGCTGATTATTGGCAGCAAGATAGGTGGAGTGGGCAATTTCCAGTTCAGTGGCATATTATTAAGGATGTTCCTAACATTCGGTTTCGTCACATTCTACTTgaaaataatgataataagCCTGTCACTCACAGCCGAGATTGTCAGGAG GTGAATCTGAAACAGGGTATTGAGCTGTTGAAAATTTTCGGCGATTATGATGCACGGACATCTATTATAGATGATTTCGAATTTTATGATGAGCGGGAAAAATCCTTGAAGGAAAGGAAAGTTAGACAACAAGCTTGTTCGACTACAGATGGTTCTGATTCACTTGCTGTTGATTCTGTTAAGGAAATCTCTAATAGTTTTGATGAAGCCCTGAAGTTGAAAGGAAATAGTAGTGAAGAAGTCTCAGGAACTGAGCTTAACATTAGCTCAAAAACAGATGCTTCAGCTATATTTGAACATGATTCTGTAGACCAAATATCTGATAGCTTATCTCAAGTATTGCAGTTGGAAAAGGGTGATAAAGAAATAGTAGGACAATCTGAAAGAAGTGGTGGACACCACAGCGAGTCTGTTGACAAGAAGGTGGCAACAGTTGTATCAACTGGAAGTGCTTAG